CAGATCGTCTCCCGGGACATGGCGTTTCGAATTTTATACGACGTAACCACCAAACTGGAGCGAACATACGGGTGCATCCGCTACCAGGGAGACCGGTATTTCAACGAAGGCCGGGAAGCGGAGTGGTGTTTCGGCTTCCCCTGGCTGGGACTTTGCTTTTCCGTGCTGGGGGAAGAGGACAAGGTAGAGGAATACTGGGAAAAAACGAAACGGATCGTCCCGCCGGACGGCCGGGTGCCCGAACTGTACATCGGCGGCACCAGCCAACCGAACGGCAACCGGCCGCTCGCCTGGGCGGTGGCGATGGTCATGCTGTTGCACGAACGAATGAAAAAAAGCAAGCGCGTCTCGTCCCTTAATTGATTCGGCTCGCAAATCGGTGTAGGATAAAGAGAGAAACAGACAAGATAGGATCGATGATGATGATGAAGTATCGTTTTGAATATGACGAGCGGCTCGGCATCCGGGTGCCGCACCTGCTGGCAGAATGGGAAGAGCTGAGTGCGGACGAGCGGCATGACATGATCCTCGAGTGGGAGAGAATCAAAGCACGGATTCCCGACCGGATTCTCGAATTGGAACGGGAGATCGAGGAGCGTCAGGCACGCGTCGGGCGGGAAGAGGATTGGGGTACGATTTGCGATTTGTACAGCGAAATCTTTTCGTTGGCCAGCATCATCAACGATCTGCATCTCTGGATGCGGGTCAACCAGGATTTTGAGCCGAACCCCGGTATCGCCGAAGAACATGAAACCCGCGAGAAGTGAGGAAGCGATCTAACAAAACAGCCACCTGCTTGAGGGAACTGGCGTCCGCTGGACAGACGGCAGCAGTCCCATCTGGCAGGTGGCTGTTTGTTGCCGCTTGTTACGCTGCATTGGACGACGGCGGGGTGACCGGGGAAGATGGGGCGTGTTTCGCCGCGATCCGGTGTTTGAAGCTGCTGACGATTTTGCCGATCAGGTAGATCGACAGGATCGAACAGAGTCCGTGCCACCAGCCGACGCTGTAAATGCCGGACAGGACGACGGCGAAGTCAAACAGAAAATTGATTTTGCCCGGATCCCACCCCAATTTTTTCTGCAAATAGAGGGCCAGGATGTTGGCGCCGCCGAGTGAGGCGCGATTCAGCAGGATCAGGCTGAGGCCAAGGCCGATCACGATGCCGGCGGCCGCACCGCCGATCAGCGGCGAAAGCGTAAAGTCGGGCAGCCACTGTTCAAGCCCGGTGATAAAAGACAGAATGGTGACGGCAAAGACGGTGGAAAGCGTGAAGCCCCATCCCATCCGCAGGATCGAGAGGGCATAGAACGGAATATTGATCAAAAAGAACATGGCAGAAAATGGAATTCCTGACAGATACGTCAAGCTGAGCGCCAACCCGGCAGTGCCGCCCGTCACCAGGTGGGAATGGTGGAGGAGGATGACTCCCAGGCTGACGATCATGCAACCGAGAATGACATTGATGATTCTGCTCAATTCGGTCAACCCCTTGCTGCCAAATCACAAAAAAATACAAATAATAATATAGCATCCAGGCGGTCATCAGGTCACGAGCGCGCGTTGGTGTATATATGCTTTAAAGCGATGAAAAGAGACGGGGCAAGGCAGATCCTGTACTTCGCGTTGTGGTGGGCGATGATGGTGGGGTACCTGATGTTGCTACATTGGCTGGGGGTCTTCTCGATGCGGAAAGAGTGGACGACCGCCATGGCGGCTGTGGCACATGCTATCGATTTTGCAATAAACAGGAATGTATGCATCCACGACCAGTTTTCATACTGAATCAGGCGGGTATATCTCTCAAACCAATATTCCAGTATCGTGATCGGAACGCTGTACAGGATGGCCTGGCTGATGATCCCTGCCAGACCGGAACGATAGGAGGTTTGGTTATACAGCACATTGAGAACGGGAAACACCAATAAATCGAACATGATGTTGATATCGAACATGTTCGGAAGTAAACGGACCGGAATGTGCAGATAATTGCCAACTCCATACTGACACCTCTTGTTGCGGTCCCATTTGTTCGTCCCATCCCTCACAGGTGAAACAGTTTGGCAAGCTTCGGATTTCTGTTAGTGTCCGCTTTCCTATCGGTGAACATGCAAAGAAAACCCCGCATCGCCCGATCCATAGGACGACGCGGAGCGGATCCGATCAGAACATCCTGATGCAAGTGAAAGTTGCCCTGACCGGCAGGGGGGGCAGGCAGTCGCTCAAGAGCCGGTTCGATCAGCCGCGGAGCCGCTTCTCCAGTTCCGCTTGCTCGTTTTCAAATCCCGGTTTGCCGAGCAGCGCAAACATGTTTTTCTTGTAGGCCTCGACACCCGGTTGGTCAAACGGATTGACGCCGAGCAGGTAGCCGCTGATGCCGCACGCCTTTTCGAAGAAATAGACGAGGTTTCCGAACGAATAGGGAGAGATCTCCGGCAGTTGCACGACCAGGTTGGGGACGCCGCCGTCGGTGTGGGCGAGCAATGTGCCTTCGAACGCTTTTTTGTTGACATAGTCGATCGTTTTGCCGGCCAGGAAATTGAGGCCGTCGATGTTGTCCGGGTCCTCCCCGATCACCAGATCTTCCGCCGGCCGCTCGATTTGCAGCACCGTTTCAAACAGATGGCGTCTTCCCTGCTGAATGTATTGCCCCATCGAGTGGAGGTCGGTCGAAAAATCGACCGCCGCCGGGAAGATTCCCTTGTGGTCTTTCCCTTCGCTCTCGCCGTACAATTGTTTCCACCATTCCGATATGTAATGCAATGCCGGTTCGTAGTTGACGAACAGCTCGATCGTTTT
The nucleotide sequence above comes from Effusibacillus pohliae DSM 22757. Encoded proteins:
- a CDS encoding YitT family protein, producing the protein MSRIINVILGCMIVSLGVILLHHSHLVTGGTAGLALSLTYLSGIPFSAMFFLINIPFYALSILRMGWGFTLSTVFAVTILSFITGLEQWLPDFTLSPLIGGAAAGIVIGLGLSLILLNRASLGGANILALYLQKKLGWDPGKINFLFDFAVVLSGIYSVGWWHGLCSILSIYLIGKIVSSFKHRIAAKHAPSSPVTPPSSNAA
- a CDS encoding CBO0543 family protein, producing MRDGTNKWDRNKRCQYGVGNYLHIPVRLLPNMFDINIMFDLLVFPVLNVLYNQTSYRSGLAGIISQAILYSVPITILEYWFERYTRLIQYENWSWMHTFLFIAKSIACATAAMAVVHSFRIEKTPSQCSNIRYPTIIAHHNAKYRICLAPSLFIALKHIYTNARS